A region of Selenomonadales bacterium 4137-cl DNA encodes the following proteins:
- a CDS encoding metallophosphoesterase, producing MPAFLLIVLVPYLLLNYYVGSRLWQYIFCHVLPGWGKAFWPLFWLIAATPLASRIKTLPVSTQVRDFLAYSGDYWLAALYYFFLIWLVADFGGFLARRLGLLTAAACKPLVVGLASAALVAVLLAYGSWNARNPRVATYDVTIAKPAAGLAELRVVMVSDIHLGPIVGYERLKGLVAAINDQQPDLVLMPGDIIDENVTYFVERKMSEPFRALKPRFGVWAVFGNHEYISGKAEEVAARLREAGITVLRDEYVKVGDSFYIVGRDDRRSAQFGGRARHELAMVMAGVDRRLPILLMDHQPYDLEEAAVQGVDLQLSGHTHVGQMFPNSFVTGRMFEVDWGYLRKGAYQVIVSSGFGTWGPPIRIGNRPEIVAIKIRFAEQPQ from the coding sequence TTGCCGGCATTTCTCCTGATTGTTTTGGTACCGTATTTATTACTGAATTATTATGTGGGCAGCCGCCTGTGGCAATATATTTTCTGCCATGTCTTGCCCGGATGGGGCAAGGCATTCTGGCCGCTTTTCTGGCTGATCGCCGCAACGCCGCTCGCCTCGCGGATCAAGACGCTGCCTGTTTCGACGCAGGTCAGGGATTTTCTGGCCTATAGCGGCGACTACTGGCTGGCGGCGCTGTATTATTTCTTTTTGATTTGGCTGGTGGCCGATTTTGGCGGCTTTCTGGCCCGGCGTCTCGGCCTGCTGACCGCGGCCGCCTGCAAGCCGCTGGTTGTGGGACTGGCGTCGGCGGCACTGGTGGCGGTGCTATTGGCATATGGCTCCTGGAACGCCCGCAACCCTCGGGTGGCGACGTATGACGTGACGATCGCCAAACCGGCCGCCGGGCTCGCCGAGCTGCGGGTTGTAATGGTGTCGGATATCCACCTTGGGCCGATCGTCGGTTATGAGCGCCTGAAGGGCCTGGTGGCGGCTATTAACGATCAGCAGCCCGACCTGGTGTTGATGCCCGGCGACATCATCGACGAGAACGTCACTTATTTCGTGGAGCGGAAGATGTCGGAACCCTTCCGTGCCCTGAAACCGCGCTTCGGGGTATGGGCAGTGTTCGGCAACCACGAATACATCAGCGGAAAGGCTGAAGAGGTCGCCGCGCGGCTGCGCGAAGCGGGCATAACGGTGCTGCGGGACGAATACGTCAAAGTAGGCGATAGTTTTTATATCGTCGGCCGCGACGATCGGCGCAGCGCTCAGTTCGGCGGCCGGGCGCGGCACGAGTTGGCCATGGTTATGGCGGGAGTGGACCGTCGGCTGCCGATCCTGCTGATGGACCACCAGCCTTACGACCTTGAGGAAGCGGCAGTCCAGGGGGTGGATTTGCAACTGTCGGGACATACCCATGTCGGCCAGATGTTTCCGAACAGCTTTGTTACCGGGCGAATGTTCGAGGTCGACTGGGGTTATCTCCGCAAAGGAGCTTACCAAGTTATCGTGTCGTCAGGTTTCGGGACTTGGGGTCCGCCGATAAGAATAGGCAACCGGCCGGAGATCGTCGCAATAAAAATACGATTCGCGGAACAGCCGCAGTAA
- a CDS encoding flagellar motor protein MotB: MRRNRHSNHEHEEHIDETWLVPYSDVLTLLLALFIVLFASSQIDQKKFEQMAQAFNSAFHGNPSIFESMRTVPQPVESQPQTPDKLPSVFSAIGNERAGNFQQETAQLLEVKRKLDKYIQDNNLTGGFGTMLTDDGLLVRIKDSALFESGRADMLPTSREYANVIAKMLAELPQKVVISGHTDNIPINTAEFPTNWDLSSKRALNFMKYLLAHEPKLQPARFSAIGHGEYRPAAANTTAEGRAQNRRVEVLIVRKYSH; encoded by the coding sequence ATGCGCCGGAACAGGCACAGTAACCATGAGCATGAAGAGCATATCGATGAAACTTGGCTGGTACCTTACTCCGATGTTCTAACCCTGCTGCTGGCCTTGTTCATTGTCCTGTTCGCTTCCTCGCAGATCGACCAAAAGAAGTTCGAACAGATGGCCCAAGCGTTTAACAGCGCTTTTCACGGCAACCCGTCGATTTTCGAAAGCATGCGCACCGTCCCTCAGCCGGTGGAAAGTCAGCCGCAGACACCGGATAAGCTGCCGTCGGTTTTTTCCGCCATCGGTAACGAGCGGGCCGGCAATTTTCAGCAGGAAACAGCTCAGTTGCTGGAAGTAAAGCGCAAGCTGGACAAGTACATCCAGGATAACAACCTGACCGGTGGATTTGGCACCATGCTTACCGACGACGGCTTGCTCGTCCGGATAAAGGACTCGGCGCTGTTCGAGTCGGGGCGTGCCGACATGCTGCCTACCTCGCGCGAGTACGCGAACGTTATCGCCAAGATGCTGGCCGAGTTGCCTCAAAAGGTGGTAATATCGGGACATACCGACAATATACCCATCAACACCGCCGAGTTTCCCACCAACTGGGATCTGAGCTCGAAGCGGGCCCTGAACTTCATGAAATATCTTCTTGCCCACGAGCCAAAACTTCAGCCCGCGAGATTTAGCGCCATCGGCCACGGGGAATACCGGCCGGCAGCCGCCAATACAACTGCCGAAGGCCGCGCCCAGAACCGCCGGGTGGAGGTGCTCATCGTCCGTAAATACTCGCACTAG
- a CDS encoding YkuS family protein — protein MAKVVAVQSRMNDVARLLAKRGYKVVDMLEASRPGAHIDAFLYTSYHSDIVSSFDSATQTDNVTLGGEPELDSATVPMVNVVGMTPEQAVDILEERLSR, from the coding sequence ATGGCTAAAGTGGTCGCGGTCCAGTCGCGGATGAACGATGTCGCAAGACTGCTGGCGAAGAGAGGCTATAAGGTGGTGGATATGCTGGAGGCGAGCCGTCCGGGGGCGCATATCGACGCGTTCCTGTACACCAGCTATCACAGTGATATCGTGAGCTCTTTCGACAGCGCCACCCAAACGGACAACGTGACGCTGGGCGGCGAGCCCGAGCTTGACAGTGCGACGGTTCCGATGGTTAACGTTGTCGGCATGACGCCCGAGCAGGCGGTAGATATTCTGGAGGAGCGGTTGAGCCGCTGA
- the motA gene encoding flagellar motor stator protein MotA: protein MEKSTIIGLILGITAISVGMVLKGANLSALINPAAVLIIFVGTAACLLNGFPMERIKIFPKLVKMLFVKPVLMPHGEILRLFIELSQLARREGLLALEPGLEEIKDPFLKEGLTMVIDGMDPDLVVDVLGLDIQQMEERHRTGALIFSQAGMYAPTLGVLGAVVGLVAALGNLDDIEKLGHSIAAAFIATLFGIFTGYVIWHPFSNKLKLMSKEEVELKKMMLEGILSLQAGDNPATLEAKLRVFVPQSKRQLLNKGGEKGDAPEQAQ from the coding sequence TTGGAGAAGTCGACTATTATCGGCTTGATTCTGGGTATAACCGCCATCAGTGTTGGCATGGTTCTAAAAGGGGCCAACTTATCGGCGCTTATCAACCCGGCGGCGGTCCTGATTATCTTCGTTGGAACGGCGGCCTGTCTCTTAAACGGGTTTCCGATGGAGCGCATAAAGATATTCCCCAAACTAGTGAAGATGTTGTTCGTAAAACCGGTGTTGATGCCTCACGGCGAAATTCTGCGCCTGTTCATCGAATTGTCGCAGCTCGCCCGCCGCGAAGGACTGCTGGCTCTGGAGCCGGGACTGGAAGAGATAAAGGACCCCTTCTTGAAGGAAGGTCTGACGATGGTCATCGACGGCATGGACCCCGACCTTGTGGTTGACGTTCTCGGGCTGGACATCCAGCAGATGGAGGAGCGCCACAGGACCGGAGCGCTGATCTTCTCGCAGGCGGGGATGTACGCGCCCACCCTTGGGGTGCTGGGCGCGGTGGTGGGTCTGGTGGCCGCGCTTGGCAACCTCGACGATATCGAAAAGTTGGGCCACTCGATTGCCGCCGCTTTTATCGCCACCCTGTTCGGTATCTTTACCGGTTACGTCATCTGGCACCCTTTTTCCAATAAATTAAAATTGATGTCCAAGGAGGAAGTGGAGCTAAAGAAGATGATGCTGGAAGGAATACTTTCCCTTCAGGCTGGCGACAATCCGGCCACTTTGGAGGCCAAACTGAGGGTGTTCGTTCCGCAGAGCAAGCGGCAACTACTCAACAAAGGCGGGGAAAAAGGCGATGCGCCGGAACAGGCACAGTAA